The Acidimicrobiia bacterium genome contains a region encoding:
- a CDS encoding phosphopentomutase, with product MLDRAIVIVMDSCGAGEAPDAPDYGDQGSDTLGHTAQAVGGLDLPNFQTAGLGNLHGNLLGVPAVYRPTMGFGRLAEASAGKDSTTGHWEIAGVITEEADATFTDTGFPTALVEGIEEESGHKFFGNYAASGTEIIEDLGPRHMETGKLILYTSADSVFQIAAHKDVVPLEELYRVCRIARKHCNDYRIGRIIARPFEGEPGAFRRTYERQDFALPPHASTMLDIAQEHGIPTLGIGKIEDLFTGRGLDRAVHTEGDTDGLEHTLRALEEMARGLIMVNLVDLDMVYGHRENPAGYAEGLQVIDSFLPELSASLGSNDVLVFAADHGNDPTDGSTDHTREYVPLLVAGLNAAGVDLGNRSTYADVAATICDGFGIPLPAAGTSFLEEIS from the coding sequence GTGCTGGATCGAGCGATCGTCATTGTGATGGATTCCTGCGGGGCGGGCGAGGCCCCCGACGCACCCGACTACGGTGATCAGGGTTCCGACACGCTCGGCCACACAGCACAGGCCGTCGGCGGCCTCGATCTCCCCAACTTCCAAACCGCGGGACTGGGCAACCTGCACGGCAACTTGCTCGGTGTTCCTGCGGTTTACCGACCGACGATGGGCTTCGGGCGGTTGGCCGAGGCCAGCGCCGGCAAGGATTCCACGACGGGCCACTGGGAGATCGCCGGAGTCATAACCGAGGAAGCCGACGCCACGTTCACAGACACGGGGTTCCCAACGGCGCTGGTCGAAGGAATCGAAGAGGAATCCGGACACAAGTTCTTCGGCAACTACGCCGCATCCGGCACCGAAATCATCGAGGACCTGGGGCCCAGGCATATGGAGACCGGGAAACTGATCCTCTACACGTCGGCCGACTCTGTGTTCCAGATCGCCGCCCACAAGGACGTTGTCCCTCTCGAGGAGCTCTACCGGGTATGCAGGATCGCCCGCAAACACTGCAACGACTACCGCATCGGACGGATCATCGCCCGTCCCTTCGAAGGCGAACCTGGAGCATTCCGGCGGACCTACGAACGACAGGACTTCGCGCTGCCACCCCACGCCTCGACAATGCTGGACATTGCTCAGGAGCACGGTATCCCCACTCTCGGAATCGGCAAGATCGAGGATCTCTTCACCGGTCGCGGCCTCGATCGGGCCGTTCACACAGAGGGAGATACAGATGGACTCGAACACACGCTCCGGGCCCTCGAGGAGATGGCTCGCGGTTTGATCATGGTCAACCTGGTCGACCTCGACATGGTCTATGGACACCGTGAGAATCCGGCAGGATACGCAGAAGGCCTCCAGGTCATCGACAGCTTCCTACCAGAGCTCAGCGCTTCACTCGGTTCCAACGACGTTCTCGTGTTTGCTGCGGATCATGGAAACGACCCGACCGACGGAAGCACCGACCACACGCGAGAATACGTTCCGCTTCTCGTCGCAGGCCTCAACGCCGCCGGGGTGGATCTCGGTAATCGCTCGACCTACGCCGACGTCGCCGCCACCATTTGCGATGGTTTCGGGATCCCCCTCCCCGCCGCCGGAACCTCGTTCCTCGAGGAGATCAGCTAG
- a CDS encoding electron transfer flavoprotein subunit beta/FixA family protein — protein MRVAVCVKQIPDPASPYDLDPDTHFVVRPTDQVLDDTDRYGVEMGLQLAEQTEGTVTLVSMGPGGNLQGIRQALAMGADKAVVVDDGTLQGSDSLATAGILAAAIKREGFDLVIAGTESTDGYAGILPQQLAELLGVPALTFAKKVSVEGATVRIERQTQTGYDEVEAPAPALVSVTAGVVEPRYPTFKGIMQAKSKPVETLTAQDLGVGVTTRQKIVAVRPAPERASGEVIEDDGEAHLRIVALLEQAKVI, from the coding sequence ATGAGAGTCGCCGTCTGCGTCAAGCAGATTCCCGACCCGGCCTCCCCATACGATCTCGATCCGGATACGCATTTCGTGGTCCGTCCCACAGATCAGGTGCTGGACGACACCGACCGCTACGGAGTTGAGATGGGGCTGCAACTCGCAGAGCAAACCGAGGGGACGGTCACACTGGTGTCGATGGGACCCGGCGGGAACCTACAAGGAATCCGCCAGGCTCTCGCCATGGGAGCCGACAAAGCCGTCGTCGTCGACGACGGAACCCTGCAGGGATCTGATTCACTGGCCACCGCCGGGATTCTGGCGGCCGCCATCAAACGGGAAGGGTTCGATCTCGTCATAGCCGGGACCGAGTCGACCGACGGCTACGCCGGGATCCTGCCGCAGCAACTCGCCGAGTTGCTGGGTGTACCCGCCCTGACCTTCGCCAAGAAGGTCTCCGTAGAAGGCGCCACGGTTCGTATCGAGCGCCAGACGCAGACCGGATACGACGAAGTCGAGGCGCCCGCCCCTGCCCTGGTGAGCGTCACGGCGGGAGTGGTGGAGCCCCGCTACCCGACCTTCAAGGGAATCATGCAGGCGAAGTCCAAGCCCGTGGAGACGTTGACGGCGCAAGACCTGGGTGTTGGAGTGACCACCCGGCAGAAGATCGTGGCCGTCCGCCCGGCACCTGAGAGAGCCTCGGGAGAAGTGATTGAAGATGACGGCGAGGCTCATCTGAGAATCGTGGCATTGCTCGAACAGGCAAAGGTGATCTGA
- a CDS encoding cytidine deaminase, protein MNAADLAESAREAAERAYAPYSGFRVGSVVVADDGAVYSGSNVENAAFGSAICAEGVAISHAVASGARKIPTVAVACIDADSVDGAYPCGNCRQLMNEFGVERVIVTAGSGQLREHTLDELLPYGFKLES, encoded by the coding sequence ATGAACGCGGCAGATCTCGCTGAGAGCGCTCGTGAGGCGGCTGAGAGGGCCTATGCCCCCTACAGTGGATTCCGGGTCGGCTCGGTGGTGGTTGCGGACGACGGGGCCGTTTACAGCGGCTCCAACGTCGAGAACGCAGCCTTCGGCTCTGCTATCTGTGCGGAGGGAGTTGCGATCAGCCATGCCGTCGCGTCCGGGGCCCGGAAGATCCCCACGGTCGCCGTTGCCTGCATTGACGCCGACTCCGTGGACGGGGCCTACCCGTGCGGCAACTGCCGCCAGTTGATGAACGAGTTCGGCGTCGAGAGGGTCATCGTCACAGCCGGTTCAGGACAGTTACGCGAACACACTCTCGACGAACTGCTCCCCTACGGATTCAAGCTGGAGAGTTAG
- a CDS encoding thymidine phosphorylase — translation MAFSFRQLIERKRDGGILRSEEIRWLIAEYSKGQIPDYQMAAMLMAVFKEGLDGPELDVWTDAMLHSGEVLDLSHIDAPKVDKHSTGGVGDKVSIPLAPMVAACGVAVPMMSGRGLGHTGGTVDKLETIPGFRTRLSPQEFIAVVEKTGLVLAGQSGTLAPADGAIYALRDATGSVPSIPLIASSIMSKKLAVGLGALVLDVKVGRGAFMKELDQARLLAETMVGIGEARGTPVVAVLTDMNQPLGRMVGNANEIAESVEVLHGGGPRDLVEVVYRLAEEMLLLAEIEATRADARLRLERAVSSGAAFEKFEQVVLAQGGDPAVLHDTSLLAHAKNEHVVLATHAGYVVRIDAFDIGMAALRLGAGRERKEDDIDPGVGLAIEVKVGDEVNAGQVLARIYWNEEARLADTLPMTEGAFEISEQRGTPLVYGEVRSGGVAV, via the coding sequence ATGGCCTTCAGCTTCCGGCAACTCATCGAGCGTAAGCGTGATGGTGGGATCCTGCGGAGCGAGGAAATCCGCTGGTTGATCGCCGAGTACTCGAAAGGCCAGATCCCGGACTACCAGATGGCCGCCATGCTCATGGCCGTCTTCAAGGAAGGTCTTGACGGCCCAGAGCTCGATGTCTGGACCGATGCCATGCTTCACTCGGGCGAGGTCCTGGATCTATCCCATATCGATGCACCAAAAGTCGACAAACACTCGACGGGCGGCGTGGGTGACAAGGTGAGCATTCCTCTGGCACCGATGGTGGCAGCCTGCGGAGTGGCGGTGCCCATGATGAGTGGCCGAGGTCTCGGTCACACCGGCGGAACGGTCGACAAGCTAGAAACGATCCCGGGCTTCCGAACACGATTGTCGCCGCAGGAGTTTATTGCTGTCGTGGAAAAGACCGGGCTGGTGCTCGCCGGCCAGTCCGGGACTCTGGCACCCGCCGATGGGGCGATCTACGCGTTGCGGGATGCAACGGGATCGGTTCCTTCGATTCCACTGATCGCCTCATCCATCATGTCCAAGAAGCTTGCCGTCGGTTTGGGTGCATTGGTGCTCGATGTCAAGGTCGGGCGCGGAGCATTCATGAAGGAACTGGATCAGGCCCGCCTTCTCGCCGAGACGATGGTTGGTATCGGAGAGGCACGGGGTACGCCCGTGGTAGCGGTCTTGACCGACATGAATCAGCCACTGGGGCGGATGGTCGGAAATGCCAACGAGATTGCAGAATCGGTAGAGGTGCTGCATGGGGGCGGACCGCGCGACCTTGTTGAAGTCGTCTATCGCTTGGCTGAGGAGATGCTGCTGTTGGCCGAAATCGAAGCCACCCGGGCCGATGCCAGGCTCCGCCTCGAGAGAGCGGTGTCGTCGGGTGCGGCATTCGAGAAATTCGAACAGGTTGTGTTGGCCCAAGGCGGCGATCCTGCAGTGCTCCACGACACGTCACTCCTTGCGCACGCGAAGAACGAGCACGTGGTGCTCGCTACTCATGCCGGGTATGTGGTGCGCATCGACGCGTTTGATATCGGGATGGCTGCTCTCCGGCTCGGTGCCGGACGCGAGCGGAAGGAAGACGACATCGACCCGGGTGTCGGTCTGGCCATCGAGGTAAAGGTCGGAGATGAGGTCAACGCCGGGCAGGTGCTGGCCCGCATCTACTGGAACGAGGAAGCCAGGCTGGCCGACACTCTTCCCATGACCGAAGGTGCGTTCGAGATTTCGGAGCAGCGGGGAACACCTCTGGTATACGGCGAGGTCCGTTCGGGGGGCGTGGCCGTCTAG
- a CDS encoding MGMT family protein produces MTYGEVAAQAGRPGAARAVGNYLHKSTGLPWWRVVASSGRLVPGLEERHAELLRSEGVELRNGKVAKNR; encoded by the coding sequence GTGACATACGGCGAAGTAGCGGCCCAAGCCGGGCGCCCGGGTGCTGCCCGCGCTGTTGGCAATTATCTTCACAAAAGCACCGGGCTTCCGTGGTGGCGCGTCGTAGCCTCGTCCGGACGCCTGGTCCCCGGGCTGGAGGAGCGCCATGCGGAGCTACTCCGATCCGAAGGCGTAGAGCTGCGCAACGGCAAGGTTGCAAAGAACCGGTAG
- the ftsY gene encoding signal recognition particle-docking protein FtsY, giving the protein MDPVLLIAIAVALAIVLGVFVLRRRRRGLAQAGTLEMTRPRPDTIPGAGSLADRLEKTRRALGGRLKGLFNRGPVDGEFWAGLEEALIAADVGVRATAEVVGRVRASDPGEAVDARQILHDELLAILDGKERDLHLDGSPSVVVVVGVNGVGKTTSIAKLAARIEASGSTALLGAADTFRAAADAQLKTWADRVGVEIVSGQAGADPAAVAFDAFQAARARRLDVVIVDTAGRLHSKHNLMQELGKIVRVLEREAGSVDEVLLVLDATTGQNGLAQIEQFTEVVGVTGIVLTKLDGTAKGGIVVAIEQDYGVPVKFIGIGEGVEDLIPFEPRAFVDALLADA; this is encoded by the coding sequence ATGGATCCCGTGCTTCTCATCGCCATCGCGGTCGCGCTTGCCATCGTATTGGGCGTGTTCGTTCTCCGCCGGCGTCGACGTGGCCTCGCGCAAGCCGGCACGCTGGAGATGACACGGCCCCGGCCGGACACAATCCCGGGAGCCGGGTCGCTTGCCGATCGTCTCGAGAAGACCCGACGAGCGCTGGGCGGTCGCCTGAAAGGCCTCTTCAATCGGGGACCGGTGGACGGGGAGTTCTGGGCCGGGCTGGAAGAGGCCCTCATCGCTGCGGATGTTGGTGTGCGAGCCACCGCGGAAGTGGTCGGACGGGTGCGTGCTTCCGATCCCGGTGAGGCAGTCGACGCCAGGCAGATCCTCCATGACGAACTGCTCGCCATCCTCGACGGTAAGGAGCGCGACCTCCATCTCGACGGTTCGCCCAGTGTGGTCGTCGTGGTCGGCGTGAACGGAGTCGGCAAGACGACCAGCATCGCCAAACTCGCCGCCCGGATCGAGGCGTCGGGTTCGACGGCGCTACTGGGAGCCGCGGACACATTCCGGGCGGCTGCCGACGCGCAGCTGAAGACCTGGGCGGACAGGGTCGGGGTCGAGATCGTCTCCGGGCAGGCTGGTGCCGATCCGGCAGCCGTGGCTTTCGACGCGTTTCAGGCAGCCAGGGCGCGCCGCCTGGACGTCGTCATCGTGGACACGGCCGGCCGGCTCCACTCCAAGCACAACCTCATGCAGGAACTGGGAAAAATTGTCCGCGTACTGGAACGAGAGGCCGGTTCGGTCGACGAGGTATTGCTGGTGCTCGACGCCACGACCGGACAAAACGGCCTTGCCCAGATCGAACAGTTCACCGAAGTTGTCGGGGTCACCGGGATAGTGCTCACGAAACTCGACGGCACCGCCAAGGGCGGCATCGTGGTGGCGATCGAGCAGGACTACGGTGTTCCGGTGAAGTTCATCGGCATAGGAGAGGGTGTGGAGGATTTGATCCCGTTTGAGCCCAGAGCGTTCGTCGATGCACTTCTGGCGGACGCATGA
- a CDS encoding electron transfer flavoprotein subunit alpha/FixB family protein, which produces MTRTWVFVEETEEGPATVGLELLTKARGFGGELAAVFLGKGSEENLAVLGAHGAAKVFHMTPSDALPTAAAAAALADLAGSHSPDLILFGLTYTGRDVAGRLSARMNKTILSNATDISVEGGTVTVTNEILGGTTLVDAVFENDPPYLVIARPKSFPAEPSGGGAPEIETVSLPDIGHAGSAIVTASHTEHLEGPKLEDAAIVVAAGRGIGTEEGFAVIEELASKLGAATAATRAIVDAGWVPYSKQVGQTGKTVKPDVYIAAGVSGAMQHLVGMKDSKVIIAINKDEEAPIFGVSDLGVVGDLHKVLPKLIEALGNR; this is translated from the coding sequence ATGACCAGAACCTGGGTCTTTGTTGAAGAAACTGAAGAGGGACCTGCAACCGTCGGGCTCGAGTTACTGACCAAAGCGAGAGGTTTCGGCGGCGAACTGGCCGCCGTTTTCCTCGGAAAGGGATCGGAGGAGAACCTCGCCGTACTCGGCGCGCACGGAGCCGCCAAGGTGTTCCACATGACTCCTTCCGATGCTCTGCCCACCGCCGCGGCGGCCGCGGCCCTCGCAGACCTGGCAGGCAGCCACTCCCCCGACCTGATCCTCTTCGGCCTCACCTATACGGGCCGCGATGTGGCCGGGCGCCTCAGCGCCCGTATGAACAAGACCATCTTGTCGAACGCCACCGATATCTCGGTGGAAGGCGGAACGGTGACCGTCACCAATGAGATCCTCGGCGGGACGACACTCGTCGATGCCGTCTTCGAGAACGATCCGCCGTACCTGGTCATCGCCCGCCCGAAGTCCTTCCCCGCTGAGCCCTCCGGCGGCGGTGCACCCGAAATCGAAACGGTGTCGCTGCCGGACATCGGCCACGCCGGTTCGGCGATCGTGACGGCGAGCCACACCGAGCATCTCGAGGGACCGAAGCTCGAAGACGCTGCCATCGTGGTTGCAGCAGGTCGGGGAATCGGGACGGAAGAGGGGTTCGCGGTAATAGAAGAGCTTGCCTCCAAGCTCGGCGCCGCCACGGCCGCGACACGGGCGATCGTCGATGCGGGGTGGGTCCCCTATTCCAAGCAGGTCGGCCAGACCGGCAAAACGGTCAAACCGGATGTGTACATCGCGGCCGGTGTCTCGGGGGCGATGCAGCATCTGGTGGGGATGAAGGACTCCAAAGTCATCATCGCCATCAACAAAGACGAGGAAGCCCCGATCTTCGGGGTGTCTGATCTCGGCGTGGTCGGCGACCTGCACAAGGTCCTGCCGAAACTCATCGAAGCACTCGGCAACCGCTAG
- the upp gene encoding uracil phosphoribosyltransferase gives MSLTVVDHPLTRHYLSTLRDEKTPPEKFRETTRRLAYTLLIEATADLELAEAPIKTPLEPTTGYRIGRNLVAVAVLRAGLGLLDAVIDLLPDVHVGYAGVQRNEETALPQEYYTKFPDLRDARVIILEPMLATGGSLSWAVEKVKANGAHEILALCVVAAPEGVARMEKDHPDVRVVTAGLDRGLSDTYYIQPGLGDMGDRLFGTL, from the coding sequence TTGAGTCTCACGGTCGTCGATCACCCGCTCACCCGTCACTATCTCTCGACGCTGCGCGACGAGAAGACCCCGCCCGAGAAATTCAGGGAGACGACCAGACGACTGGCCTACACGCTCCTGATCGAGGCGACTGCTGACCTCGAGCTGGCCGAGGCGCCTATCAAGACTCCTTTGGAGCCGACCACCGGCTACCGGATCGGGAGGAACCTCGTGGCGGTTGCCGTTCTCCGCGCAGGGCTCGGACTGCTCGACGCGGTCATCGATCTCCTGCCGGATGTTCATGTCGGATATGCGGGTGTGCAACGGAACGAGGAAACGGCGCTCCCCCAGGAGTACTACACGAAGTTCCCGGATCTTCGAGACGCACGGGTCATCATCCTCGAGCCGATGCTCGCCACCGGGGGCTCGCTGTCATGGGCGGTTGAGAAGGTGAAGGCGAACGGAGCACACGAGATCCTCGCCCTGTGTGTCGTGGCTGCCCCGGAGGGTGTGGCGAGAATGGAGAAGGACCACCCCGACGTCCGGGTCGTCACGGCCGGCCTCGACCGCGGGCTGAGCGACACGTACTACATCCAACCGGGCCTCGGCGACATGGGAGATCGACTGTTCGGGACCCTTTGA
- a CDS encoding purine-nucleoside phosphorylase yields the protein MNFGEIQNAAKAIGELSGRGRHQVGAVLGSGFSSYAAGLPNAVAIPYREIPGFPVPQVAGHAGTAYSVELEGVPVLLLAGRAHLYEGHAIDQVVFAVRSVIANGADTILLTNASGGCGEGLEPGDLALIRDHLNLTGQNPLFGPNDDRLGTRFPDLSAAYDPDLRRLASDVAQTVDVELREGVYAWFTGPTYETPAEVQMAKRLGADLVGMSTVPETIAARHMGARVIAISLVTNLAAGISPVPLSHAEVQETADAARERFTRLIDALLPRLA from the coding sequence ATGAACTTCGGCGAGATTCAGAATGCAGCCAAAGCCATTGGCGAGCTCAGCGGACGAGGGAGGCACCAGGTTGGCGCAGTACTGGGTTCGGGCTTCAGCAGTTATGCCGCCGGCCTACCGAACGCTGTTGCTATTCCATACCGGGAGATCCCGGGCTTTCCGGTTCCGCAAGTTGCGGGCCACGCCGGAACCGCCTATTCGGTGGAACTGGAGGGTGTTCCGGTTCTCCTTCTGGCCGGCCGAGCGCACCTCTACGAAGGGCATGCAATCGATCAAGTGGTGTTCGCAGTCCGATCCGTTATCGCCAATGGAGCCGATACCATTCTGCTCACTAACGCCAGTGGAGGCTGCGGCGAAGGGCTCGAACCTGGCGACCTCGCACTGATCCGAGATCATCTCAACCTCACAGGACAGAACCCACTGTTCGGACCGAATGATGACCGACTCGGAACCCGCTTTCCTGATCTAAGCGCTGCATACGATCCAGATCTGCGCCGTTTGGCCAGCGACGTTGCCCAAACGGTCGACGTTGAGCTCCGCGAAGGTGTATATGCCTGGTTCACAGGACCAACATACGAAACGCCCGCCGAGGTTCAGATGGCGAAGAGACTCGGTGCCGACCTGGTCGGCATGTCGACGGTTCCGGAGACGATCGCGGCCCGGCATATGGGCGCCAGGGTCATCGCCATCTCATTAGTGACCAACCTGGCCGCCGGCATCTCTCCCGTGCCACTGTCTCATGCCGAAGTGCAGGAGACGGCGGACGCAGCTCGCGAACGTTTCACACGGCTGATCGACGCTCTCCTCCCTCGTCTGGCTTGA
- the smc gene encoding chromosome segregation protein SMC, whose translation MYLKTLKIVGFKSFADRTRLELEPGVTVVVGPNGSGKSNIVDAIAWVMGTQSTRTLRTQKMEDVIFAGTATRPALGRAEVTLTFDNLSRSLPLDLDEVSISRRLYRDGSSDYEINGVDVRLLDVQELLSDSGVGRHQHVIVGQGQLDQILNAKPEDHRSVIEEAAGVLKHRLRKDRAIRRLDATDADLVRLKDILGELQRQIRPLRRQARAAERYLVVRGEVRALRLYLGGEDLRAISRRLSVVDGEHAELDKWLVEAGEEEARLSASIGPLTVAAGDTGRRLEEDTAAAARLETAAERFRRIGQVAHERHRALSQRIQGAGERRRDVQEEARQIQSELAKSSDEERRARAEADRAERAHREFEDEERSLAEQEQMPTEGAIAAVRGDLGSLNAAVVRDEREADQVGRRLEALHAQLEAESIETDRLKNEIEQHDIDATVAQQSHEMAVADRRNQQKIWESAESDLQEARLLVSAAGARVEALEAAADGLADPQARDRAAAASGVRGSVSMVLDVPDGFAAAVDAALGAWSDALAVKSPEAVEQVVGDLKAHGLGGVPLVTSRFTSGDLPARPVAAAYGLQVLVDILGPQADRDLAAALLGDVIVAEGWSAGWQIVAKHPALRVVTPEGDLITADGIRVAHPDGATPAVLEHARVALEEAGIALARAESRHVAARRDFEMTRDVERKALEALELIETDLSGATEALARLERTRSAVVHEIDRLEQRRSLLLESAAGRESRIAELRGRLNALEGEEAERQQAWEELAERRRLVAVQRDAAREERQQAASELGAVVERRRLLEDRLVSIQGELQDLIDRPDDPQRLEVLEKAQEGARRSLAAVRMHIATLRERQIELRRAAGEAGERLTAARTLLDEIRLSIAERKELRARLDVESAELKVRLESVAEALRRDVDASEEQALAAPAPDVEEGTNHRERLASLEAELRRMGTINPLAADEYQELEARRSNLQEQLDDLESSRNELRKVIAALDEEIVGLFKTAFDEVAAAYEQHFSVLFPGGRGRLVLTEPDDLLATGVDIEAQPLGKKVGRLSLLSGGERSLAALAFLFAVFKARPSPFYIVDEVEAALDDANLRRFLRLVDEFRRTAQLVIVTHQQQTMEAADILYGVTMEPGGSSKVIAKRMVESPVTVSSS comes from the coding sequence TTGTATCTCAAGACGCTGAAGATAGTTGGATTCAAGTCGTTCGCCGATCGAACGCGCCTGGAACTCGAACCCGGCGTCACGGTCGTGGTCGGGCCCAACGGCTCGGGCAAATCCAATATCGTCGATGCGATCGCGTGGGTGATGGGCACCCAGTCGACTCGCACGTTGCGTACACAGAAGATGGAAGACGTCATCTTCGCCGGAACCGCCACCCGGCCGGCCCTCGGCAGAGCCGAGGTCACCCTCACCTTCGACAACCTGTCCCGTTCGCTGCCCCTCGACCTCGATGAGGTTTCGATAAGCCGCCGTCTGTACAGGGATGGTTCATCGGACTACGAGATCAACGGCGTCGACGTGCGCCTCCTCGATGTGCAGGAGTTGCTGTCCGACAGTGGCGTCGGCAGACATCAACACGTCATTGTCGGCCAGGGTCAACTCGATCAGATTCTCAACGCCAAACCCGAGGACCACAGGTCGGTCATCGAGGAGGCGGCCGGGGTGCTCAAGCATCGGTTGAGAAAGGACCGCGCCATCCGGCGTCTCGACGCCACCGATGCCGACCTTGTCCGTCTCAAGGACATACTCGGAGAACTCCAACGACAAATCCGGCCTCTCCGGCGTCAGGCCAGGGCGGCAGAGCGCTACCTGGTCGTTCGCGGCGAGGTGCGGGCACTTCGCCTCTACCTGGGTGGAGAGGACCTCCGTGCCATCAGCCGGAGATTGTCCGTCGTCGACGGCGAGCACGCCGAACTGGACAAATGGCTGGTCGAGGCCGGGGAAGAGGAGGCGAGGCTGTCTGCTTCTATCGGGCCGTTGACGGTCGCGGCAGGAGACACCGGTCGCAGGCTCGAGGAAGACACCGCGGCGGCGGCGCGGCTCGAAACGGCCGCCGAACGATTCCGGCGCATCGGTCAGGTGGCACACGAGCGACATCGCGCTCTCTCGCAACGTATCCAGGGGGCCGGCGAGCGGCGGCGGGATGTGCAAGAAGAAGCTAGGCAGATCCAGTCTGAACTGGCCAAGAGCTCCGACGAAGAACGGCGCGCCAGGGCCGAGGCCGACCGGGCAGAGCGGGCTCATCGAGAGTTCGAGGACGAAGAGCGCTCGCTTGCCGAACAGGAGCAGATGCCGACAGAGGGGGCGATCGCGGCGGTGCGCGGCGACCTCGGGTCGTTGAACGCCGCCGTTGTGAGAGACGAGCGTGAGGCCGATCAGGTCGGTCGTCGGCTCGAAGCACTCCATGCGCAGCTGGAAGCCGAGTCGATTGAGACAGACCGGCTCAAGAATGAGATCGAGCAGCACGATATCGACGCGACCGTGGCCCAGCAGAGCCACGAAATGGCCGTCGCAGACCGTCGCAACCAGCAGAAGATCTGGGAGAGCGCCGAATCCGACCTCCAGGAAGCTCGCCTGCTCGTTTCGGCGGCAGGTGCACGAGTAGAGGCTCTCGAAGCCGCAGCAGACGGCCTCGCCGACCCGCAAGCCCGGGACCGGGCGGCAGCTGCCTCGGGCGTGCGGGGGAGCGTCTCCATGGTTCTCGACGTACCGGATGGCTTCGCGGCCGCAGTCGATGCGGCATTAGGTGCCTGGAGCGATGCACTGGCTGTGAAATCCCCGGAGGCCGTAGAACAGGTCGTCGGAGATCTCAAGGCCCACGGTCTTGGAGGTGTTCCTCTCGTCACCTCCCGGTTCACCTCGGGCGATTTACCGGCAAGGCCCGTTGCGGCAGCATACGGCCTGCAGGTCCTCGTCGACATCCTGGGGCCGCAAGCCGATCGCGACCTGGCTGCGGCCCTTCTCGGCGATGTGATCGTCGCCGAGGGATGGTCGGCCGGATGGCAGATCGTTGCAAAGCACCCGGCCCTCCGGGTGGTCACTCCCGAGGGAGATCTGATCACCGCCGACGGCATCCGGGTGGCCCACCCCGATGGGGCCACGCCGGCCGTCCTCGAGCATGCGCGCGTAGCGCTCGAGGAGGCCGGGATTGCCCTGGCCCGGGCCGAGAGCAGGCACGTGGCAGCCCGCCGGGACTTCGAGATGACACGCGATGTCGAGCGCAAGGCGCTCGAGGCTTTGGAGCTCATCGAGACCGACCTCTCGGGAGCCACGGAAGCACTGGCCCGCCTCGAGCGCACGCGGAGCGCGGTTGTACACGAGATCGACCGGCTCGAGCAACGCCGATCCCTTCTGCTGGAGTCCGCGGCCGGGCGGGAGTCCCGGATCGCCGAGCTGCGAGGACGTCTGAATGCGCTGGAGGGCGAAGAGGCTGAACGCCAGCAGGCATGGGAGGAACTGGCCGAGCGCCGCAGGTTGGTTGCCGTGCAACGAGACGCCGCACGGGAGGAGAGACAGCAAGCCGCCTCCGAGCTGGGCGCGGTCGTCGAACGCCGCCGCTTGCTCGAGGACCGTCTGGTCTCGATACAGGGCGAGCTCCAGGATCTGATCGATCGCCCCGACGACCCGCAACGTCTCGAGGTGCTGGAGAAGGCTCAGGAAGGTGCCCGGCGCAGCCTTGCGGCCGTCCGGATGCACATAGCGACCCTGCGCGAGCGCCAGATCGAACTTCGTCGAGCTGCCGGCGAGGCCGGAGAGCGACTCACGGCAGCTCGCACCCTGCTCGACGAGATCCGGCTGTCGATCGCCGAGAGGAAGGAACTACGCGCCAGGCTCGACGTCGAATCCGCCGAGTTGAAGGTTCGTTTGGAGTCGGTGGCAGAGGCGTTGCGCCGCGACGTCGACGCTTCAGAGGAGCAAGCACTCGCCGCACCTGCTCCGGATGTCGAAGAAGGGACCAATCACAGGGAGCGGTTGGCTTCGCTCGAGGCCGAGTTGCGGAGGATGGGGACGATCAACCCGCTGGCTGCGGATGAGTATCAGGAACTCGAGGCGCGGCGATCTAATCTCCAGGAACAGTTGGATGATCTAGAGAGCAGCAGGAACGAACTCCGCAAGGTGATTGCCGCCCTCGATGAGGAGATCGTCGGCCTGTTCAAGACCGCTTTCGACGAGGTGGCGGCGGCCTACGAACAGCATTTCTCGGTGCTCTTCCCGGGAGGACGAGGCCGCCTCGTGCTGACGGAACCGGACGACCTGCTCGCCACCGGTGTCGATATCGAGGCTCAGCCGCTCGGCAAGAAAGTAGGCCGATTGTCGCTCTTGTCCGGTGGTGAGCGGTCGCTGGCCGCGCTGGCGTTTCTGTTCGCGGTGTTCAAAGCCCGTCCAAGCCCGTTCTACATCGTCGACGAGGTCGAAGCGGCCCTCGACGATGCCAATCTCCGTCGATTCCTGCGGCTGGTCGACGAGTTCCGTCGGACCGCCCAACTCGTGATCGTCACGCACCAGCAGCAGACCATGGAGGCTGCGGACATCCTCTACGGGGTAACGATGGAGCCGGGTGGCTCGTCGAAAGTCATCGCCAAACGGATGGTTGAATCTCCCGTGACGGTCTCTTCGTCGTAG